Genomic segment of Osmia bicornis bicornis chromosome 2, iOsmBic2.1, whole genome shotgun sequence:
tgtaatatagggGTTTAATTGACTCCATCATAAGGGTAtcataatttgaaatattagtAAACATAAATATTACACTCGTAGTCACAACAAGCACAGCCAATAGAACAATGTCTTTGGGATGAAGATTTTCCAGAGACATCCCGTCTTATTCAATGTCAGAATTTAAACCTGACGTTAATTGCTGACCGCAAAGGAGACGAATCAATGCAAGcttataaatttaatgaagaaaaaacattaatttggtTGCAAAAGAAAGTAGAAAGAGTAGCAGAAGTTTTAAAACAAAAGGGTGTTCATGTATCACAGGGTGCTACTAGTGCCACTTATGTTAGAAGTACTAAGTTTGAGAATGTCTCAGAAATTGGTAAGAAATGAATATCATGTATTTCAAacttttaaatgaattattcttttaatatgttttattacattttcaaCGGACACCGCAAATTCTCGTTAATGTGATCGGAACTCGGTTGatattattacaatatataaatgatattatgaatattaataatattattatttctttatttagattatttaaaatatgcaCATGGTATTGTATCAGAATATCTCGCAGAAGATTTATCAAACAAACTGGCACAACATTTAAACTTAACagatgaaatagaaaataaaaaaagaaaattaaatagtcCTAAAGAAAATGTTGATGAAAAGAGATCCAAAAAAGATACCACTGAAAATGAGTCAATATTAAAACCAAAAATATCTGACTCAACTAAATTAGAGAAGGTAATGTGTTTTGTACACTTCACTACGTTTATATACACATGAAGTTAAAATGCATTAAAATGCATGTATTTTTGTATGTTTTCTACAGTCACAGAAAACCACTGTTGGTAAAAAGGAATTAGCTAGACAGAAAGCTGCAGCTGGATCCAAAAGTATTACTAACTTCTTTAAAAAGAAgtgaattttaaaaagtacCTTTagatttacaataaatttaaaaGAGTTTAAATACTGTAATATATATGCATACTATTCATAACAGTAAGTTTAAGTTTGGCTATCCTTATTCATCAAGAAGGTTCTTATTTTACATCCGAATACctaaaaagaatataaatacaaaacaattttttactgttatccaataaatattttatattgcaGTTTTTCTATATTTGAGTAACAGAAGCACTTTTTAAACAAGTATTGATATTTTGAACATAATAAATATAGtataaaaaatgtagaaacattttaaatatatatacaaaaaaataaatttcgtaacattaattgtttaaaattgttcaaaGTTCAGTATTCATAAAGGTAAAacgtattatttttattttcctaatattaaatttgtatacTATTTAGTTTATAAACAGTTAACAAGCAATATCAACAAACcatttgtaacaatttttataaattacgACTATTAAGGATCACGAAAGTGGCCTAAATacaatacaaatttattaattaatgaacaaatttttcttctactttttcaatatacattaaaaagtgaataatattgtacaactaaaaattttaattgtgtaatattgttattaaatatctgTCGATTTCTAGAATtcaatatttgtatttatattacTCCAAGCATTTATGGTGGTGATGTTTCTCATTTGCAACATATTTGGACACCATCGAGCACGCTCGGCGTCtctctagggaaaatggcggtGTAAGCCAGCGGAGTGGAAGGTTTCCCTCCCACTGGGTATGATACCACGACCCAGCATTTTCACGTACAGAAATGCAGTATGTACTCCGGTTGAGGTATCGATGACAGAAAAGGGCTTGGGTCCATTAATACTGGTGTGGCGGCATTTCTTTTGAGTACActagcgagagaatcaccctgtacataAGATCCCGCAGCTCTCCTGCTGATCGGGCACCGTTGTCAACCGTAGAGCAAAGTGAAACCCCCCATATTCTTATAGCGACCGCCAAGGTGTGCGGATCTACCTACTAAACATACATATACCcccattttattttctgcgttcatttaatttgctgtACTTGTCTTCttagcttattgaataaactcgTTAAGAGGATGAACGTGTTCATTTTATTACTCCTGTGTCCCTGgcctattattttatccttttatttattattttacaccTTATTGCGAGCTTCGCGGGAGACATCGTCCTAAGTCATTTACTGAGGGCCTTACGGGGCTCAACCCTATATCCTTTATGTCCCTCCATCCTTTACGTATCGGCATCCTTTACATTTTTGGTATCCTGATATTCCTGCATCCCTTTAATCCCTTTATGCCTTATATCCCTGCAACCCTTATACATCtacatcctttacatctctgcatcccttcaTCCTTGCATCTTTTACATCTCTGTATCCCTTGTATCACTGAATTcattacat
This window contains:
- the LOC114875626 gene encoding ribonuclease H2 subunit B, which gives rise to MPRTKASPKKCVKTTNSHPGTNTWVFLMKGDSLDSTDGGTPDIVKLRHPALNQPTMFVFSPGNLTVQEVLTFDENKRSWFIDDNVKSDGKLHLSTPIDPMFLILPYLRQSQQAQPIEQCLWDEDFPETSRLIQCQNLNLTLIADRKGDESMQAYKFNEEKTLIWLQKKVERVAEVLKQKGVHVSQGATSATYVRSTKFENVSEIDYLKYAHGIVSEYLAEDLSNKLAQHLNLTDEIENKKRKLNSPKENVDEKRSKKDTTENESILKPKISDSTKLEKSQKTTVGKKELARQKAAAGSKSITNFFKKK